ACCCGCGGGGGTGCGGGTGTACTGGGTCAGCAGGGGGCGGACCAGGTCGGCGTCGGCCTTGAGGCGGTGGGTGCGGTCGAGACGCTCCAGGGCGGTGCGGTAGATGGTGGCGGCCATCCGGCCGAGGGCCTGGCCGTCCTGGTGCCGGTGGTGCCGGACGCCGACGTCGACCTGGGCCAGCGCGTCCAGCCCGACCAGCTCCAACGCGTCGACCAGCAGGCCGAGTTCGACCCCGTAGCCGGTCGGGAACGGGAGCCGCTCCAGCAGGCTGCGGCGGGCCGCGTACTCGCCGCCGAGCGGCTGGACGAAGCCCGCCAGTTGCGGCCAGTGCAGGTTGAGCAGCGGGCGGGCGACCAGTTCGGTCACCCGGCCGCCGCCGGCCGGGACGACGGCGCCGTCGGCCTCGAAGGGGCGGTCGTACATGGCCTTGACCAGGTGCAGGCCGGGGTCGGTGAGCAGCGGGCCGACGATGCCGGAGACGAACGCCGGGTCGAACTCGCGCAGGTCGGCGTCCACGTAGCAGACGATCGCGCCGCTGGTGGCGTACAGCGCGCGCCACAGCACCTCGCCCTTGCCGGGGCCGGCGGGCAGCCGGGGCAGCACGGCGTCCCGGTGCACCACCCGCGCGCCGGCGGCGGCCGCGGCGGCGGCGGTGTCGTCCACCGACCCGGAGTCGACCACCACCAGCTCGTCCACCAGCGGGACGCGCTCCATCAGCTCGCCCCGGATCGCGGCGACGATCTCGCCGACGGTGGACTCCTCGTCCAGGGCGGGCAGCACCACGGACACGGTGCCGGCCGGCCCGGCGGCGCGTTTGGCCGCGAGCAGCACGTCGAGCGGGCGGTCGGCGGCGCTCCAGGACCGGCGGCGCAGCCAGTCGGCCACCTCCGGCAGGACCCCGGGCTCGGGCTGCTCGGCCAAGATCTCGCTCCCTGTCTCGGTCTGTCTCGGGTGTCGGACGGAGGGTGGGTCCGCCCGGGGCCTTCGGATACAGTCTTCGTAATGCGATCGGACCTTCGCACGCCGGGGTCGCTCGCAGTGCAGGACCACAACTTCACAGAGCTCATCCAGAGGGACTGAGGGAACGGCCCGTTGAAGTCCCGGCAACCCTCCCGTGCGGCCAGCAGGCCCGGCGGGACAGGTGCCAATTCCGTCCCGGACGCGACCGCGCTCCGGGGAAGATGAGGAGAAAGGGCCTCGCCACCATGGCTGTTGACACTGCCGCCACCGTCGATCTCGGTCCCGCCGCCGCGCTGTCCTGTCGCGAATGCGGCGCGCGCTCCCCGCTCGGTCCGGACTTCGCCTGCATCGAGTGTTTCGGCCCGCTGGAGATCGCGTACGACTACGCGGGCTACGACGCCGAGGAGCTGCGCAAGCGGATCGAGGCCGGGCCGGCGTCGATCTGGCGCTACGCCCCGCTGCTGCCCGTCCCGGCCGACGTCGCCGAGAAGCCGAACCTGAACCCCGGCTGGACCCCGCTGGTGAAGGCCGACAACCTGGGCCGCGAGCTGGGCTTCACCGCGCAGCTGCACATCAAGGACGACTCCGGCAACCCCACCCACTCCTTCAAGGACCGGGTGGTGGCCTGCGCCATCGAGGCCGCCCGCGCCTTCCACTTCACCACCCTGTCCTGCTCGTCGACCGGCAACCTGGCCGGCGCGGTGGGCGCCGCCGCCGCCCGGGCTGGCTTCAAGTCCTGCGTGTTCATCCCGCACGACCTGGAGCAGGGCAAGGTCGTGATGGCCGGCGTGTACGGCGGCGAGCTGGTCGGCATCGACGGCAACTACGACGACGTGAACCGCTTCTGCTCGGAGCTGATCGGCGACCCGGTCGGCGAGGGCTGGGGCTTCGTCAACGTCAACCTGCGCCCGTACTACGGCGAGGGCTCCAAGACCCTGGCGTTCGAGATCTGCGAGCAGCTCGGCTGGCGGCTGCCCGAGCAGATCGTCATCCCGATCGCCTCCGGCTCCCAGCTCACCAAGATCGACAAGGGCCTGCAGGAGCTGATCAAGCTCGGCCTGGTCGAGGACCGGCCGTACAAGATCTTCGGCGCCCAGGCCGAGGGCTGCTCCCCGGTCTCCGCCGCCTTCAAGGCCGGCCGCGACGTGATCAAGCCGGTCAAGCCGGACACCATCGCCAAGTCGCTGGCGATCGGCAACCCGGCCGACGGCCCGTACGTGCTGGACATCGCCCGCCGCACCGGCGGCGCCGTCGAGGACGTCACCGACGCCGAGGTGGTCGAGGCGATCAAGCTGCTGGCCCGCACCGAGGGCATCTTCGCCGAGACCGCGGGCGGCGTGACCGTCGGCGTGCTGAAGAAGCTGGTCGAGACCGGTCAGCTCGACCCGTCCAAGGAGACCGTCGCGATCAACACCGGCGACGGCCTGAAGACCCTCGACGCGGTCGCCGACGCCGGCATGACCGCCGTGATCCGCCCGACGCTGGAGTCCTTCCGCGCCGCCGGCCTCGCCACCGCCTGAAACCCCCACGTCCGAGGAGCACCCGCATGAGCGCCACCGTCCGCATCCCGACCATCCTGCGCACCTACACCGGCGGCGCCGCCGAGGTGACCGCCGAGGGCGCCACCCTGGCCGCCGTCATCGCGGACCTGGAGGCGAACCACGCCGGGATCGCCGCCCGCCTGCTGGACGACACCGGCAAGCTGCGCCGCTTCGTCAACGTGTACGTCAACGACGACGACGTGCGTTTCGACGGCGGCCTGGACACCGAGATCAAGGACGGCGCCTCGGTGTCGATC
The DNA window shown above is from Streptomyces sp. TLI_171 and carries:
- a CDS encoding MoaD/ThiS family protein; translation: MSATVRIPTILRTYTGGAAEVTAEGATLAAVIADLEANHAGIAARLLDDTGKLRRFVNVYVNDDDVRFDGGLDTEIKDGASVSIIPAVAGGC
- a CDS encoding glucosyl-3-phosphoglycerate synthase translates to MAEQPEPGVLPEVADWLRRRSWSAADRPLDVLLAAKRAAGPAGTVSVVLPALDEESTVGEIVAAIRGELMERVPLVDELVVVDSGSVDDTAAAAAAAGARVVHRDAVLPRLPAGPGKGEVLWRALYATSGAIVCYVDADLREFDPAFVSGIVGPLLTDPGLHLVKAMYDRPFEADGAVVPAGGGRVTELVARPLLNLHWPQLAGFVQPLGGEYAARRSLLERLPFPTGYGVELGLLVDALELVGLDALAQVDVGVRHHRHQDGQALGRMAATIYRTALERLDRTHRLKADADLVRPLLTQYTRTPAGFTPRTHPVPAAERPPMATVPEYRERH
- the thrC gene encoding threonine synthase, whose amino-acid sequence is MAVDTAATVDLGPAAALSCRECGARSPLGPDFACIECFGPLEIAYDYAGYDAEELRKRIEAGPASIWRYAPLLPVPADVAEKPNLNPGWTPLVKADNLGRELGFTAQLHIKDDSGNPTHSFKDRVVACAIEAARAFHFTTLSCSSTGNLAGAVGAAAARAGFKSCVFIPHDLEQGKVVMAGVYGGELVGIDGNYDDVNRFCSELIGDPVGEGWGFVNVNLRPYYGEGSKTLAFEICEQLGWRLPEQIVIPIASGSQLTKIDKGLQELIKLGLVEDRPYKIFGAQAEGCSPVSAAFKAGRDVIKPVKPDTIAKSLAIGNPADGPYVLDIARRTGGAVEDVTDAEVVEAIKLLARTEGIFAETAGGVTVGVLKKLVETGQLDPSKETVAINTGDGLKTLDAVADAGMTAVIRPTLESFRAAGLATA